From the Balearica regulorum gibbericeps isolate bBalReg1 chromosome 4, bBalReg1.pri, whole genome shotgun sequence genome, one window contains:
- the RFC1 gene encoding replication factor C subunit 1 isoform X1 has product MDIRKFFGVVPSGKRQECETVKSEKIKNGEGPSSGKKKGKETKVNNSPSEDDSKQKRTKKKKRIIYDSDSEEEVQSVKKSKKPSERKTATSKLGKVLKQDPVVYISETDEEDDFVNKRISLKPKENGTSAIGCPGTTTVKKEDVKPRPKSKPLSPVKQTPTSALDYFGTSSVQRSEKKLVASKRKEPSQSRDSTLDDEAIARQLQLEEDTELERQLHEDEEFAKTLAMLDETPQKKKARRDSGGEQTVLSIKSSPNMTERCKQSERAMNSTGETKNYTAKQQTKSEHSKGSRLSSQPSDGKIARELMDNTLPLKPSSKLVSLKQKEEIAEKERGAQSLVSKEKTASRKEEKTTPKKEKISPKKTESISPEDSEKKRINYQAYRSFLNREGPKALGSKEIPRGAENCLEGLTFVITGVLECIERDEAKSLIERYGGKVTGNVSKKTNYLVMGRDCGQSKREKASTLGTKIIDEDGLFDLIRTMPGKKSKYELAAETEVKKVESRPKKTPQKAEAGKRNFSPFKRDVVNKKQKSTPEKGDTIKSVKKETTAARKLLDFKRQTTEKKEAPKSNGNSVSEINEGETERLLWVDKYKPASLKAIIGQQGEQSCANKLLRWLRNWHKNASEDGQAKTNKTGGKDDGTGFKAALLSGPPGVGKTTTASLVCKELGYSYVELNASDTRSKNSLKEVVAESLNNTSIKDFCSGTSSSVSGKHVLIMDEVDGMAGNEDRGGIQELIGLIRHTKIPIICMCNDRNNPKIRSLVHYCFDLRFQRPRLEQIKGAMMSIAFKEGLKIPPPAMQEIILAANQDIRQVLHNLNMWCAKDKSLTYDEAKTDARRAKKDIRLGPFDVVRKVFATGEEASRMSLIDKSDLFFHDYSLAPLFVQENYVHVKPAAAGGNLKKHLVLLSRAADSICDGDIVDRQIRSKQNWNLLPTQAIYASVLPGELMRGYMSQFPVFPSWLGKFSSTGKHDRIVQELAMHMSLRTQTCKRTVNMEYLSYLRDALVQPLKDFGADGVQEAITLMDSYCLMKEDIENIMEISTWGGKPSPFSKLDPKVKAAFTRAYNKEAHLTPYSLNSVKTSKRQSGSAVTLELNEDLNAEEIQSDEDGQDTVENDAMIKQKKAKSSKLPKREKNEETTKKEGKRKEKTRHQTE; this is encoded by the exons ATG GATATCCGGAAATTCTTTGGTGTTGTACCTTCTGGAAAGCGACAGGAATGTGAGACTGTGAAgagtgaaaaaattaaaaatggtgaAGGACCTtcaagtgggaagaaaaagggaaaggagactAAG GTGAATAATTCACCCAGTGAAGATGATTCCAAACAAAAGcggacaaagaagaaaaaaagaataatctaCGATTCAG ATTCAGAAGAGGAGGTGCAGTCAGTGAAAAAATCCAAGAAGCCATctgagagaaaaacagctacTTCAAAACTTGGTAAAGTTCTAAAGCAGGATCCTGTTGTTTATATTTCAGAGACAG ATGAAGAAGATGACTTTGTCAATAAAAGAATTTCCCTGAAACCGAAGGAGAATGGGACATCAGCGATTGGTTGTCCAGGAACAACTAcagtgaaaaaggaagatgtAAAACCACGACCCAAAAGCAAGCCATTATCTCCAGTGAAACAGACTCCCACATCAGCACTTGATTACTTCGGGACAAGTAGTGTCCAACGATCAGAAAAGAAGCTGGTAGcaagtaaaaggaaagaa cCCTCACAAAGCAGAGACAGCACACTGGATGATGAGGCTATTGCTAGGCAACTGCAGCTTGAAGAAGATACGGAG ctgGAGAGACAGCTGCATGAAGATGAAGAATTTGCTAAAACTTTGGCCATGTTGGATgaaacaccacagaagaaaaag gctCGGAGAGATTCAGGAGGAGAGCAAACAGTATTGAGCATCAAGAGCAGTCCTAACATGACAGAAAGGTGTAAGCAGTCGGAAAGAG caatgaacTCAACAGGTGAAACAAAGAATTACACTGCGAAGCAGCAAACTAAATCTGAACATTCAAAAGGGTCTCGTTTATCCTCACAACCATCTGATGGTAAAATCGCAAGAGAGTTAATGGATAACACCTTGCCTTTGAAACCTAGCTCTAAGCTTGTGTCTCTGAAGCAAAAAGAAGAGAttgctgaaaaggaaagaggtgCTCAAAGCTTagtatcaaaagaaaaaactgcttcaaggaaagaggagaagacAACAccaaagaaggagaaaatttcTCCCAAGAAGACTGAG TCCATAAGTCCTGAGGACTCCGAAAAGAAGCGAATCAATTATCAAGCCTACCGAAGCTTCCTTAATCGCGAGGGTCCGAAAGCGCTGGGTTCCAAAGAGATACCTCGG GGGGCTGAAAACTGCTTGGAAGGCCTGACATTCGTAATTACAGGCGTTTTGGAGTGTATTGAAAGAGATGAGGCCAAGTCTCTGATTGAACGTTACGGAGGAAAAGTAACTGGCAATGTCAGCAAGAAGACAAACTATCTGGTTATGGGGCGAGACTGTGGCCAATCGAAACGTGAAAAG GCATCAACTTTAGGGACTAAAATTATTGATGAGGATGGCCTGTTTGATCTTATTCGAACTATGCCAGGCAAAAAGTCCAAGTATGAGCTGGCAGCTGAAACAGAG GTGAAGAAAGTAGAGTCAAGACCTAAAAAGACACCACAGAAAGCTGAAGctggaaaaaggaattttagcCCCTTCAAAAGGGACGTCGTTAATAAAAAACAGAAGTCTACTCCTGAAAAAGGAGATACCATCAAATCTGTTAAGAAAGAAACCACTGCTGCTCGAAAGCTTCTGGACTTTAAACGgcaaaccacagaaaagaaagaagcccCAAAATCTAATGGGAACTCAGTTTCTGAAATTAACGAAGGCGAAACAGAGAGATTGCTATGGGTAGATAAATACAAACCTGCATCTCTTAAGGCAATAATTGGACAGCAGGGTGAACAAAGCTGTGCCAATAAACTGCTCCGATGGCTCCGAAATTGGCACAAGAATGCCTCAGAAGATGGACAAG CAAAGACCAATAAAACTGGAGGCAAAGATGATGGTACTGGTTTTAAAGCAGCATTACTTTCTGGTCCACCTGGAGTTGGTAAAACTACTACAGCTTCTTTGGTTTGTAAG GAACTGGGGTATAGCTATGTGGAGCTGAATGCCAGTGACACTCGCAGTAAGAACAGCCTAAAGGAAGTAGTTGCTGAATCGCTCAACAACACCAGCATCAAAGACTTCTGTTCCG GCACATCCTCATCAGTTAGCGGGAAACATGTATTGATCATGGATGAAGTGGATGGTATGGCAGGCAATGAAGACAGAGGAGGGATTCAG GAATTGATTGGTTTGATTAGACACACAAAGATACCCATCATCTGTATGTGTAATGATCGCAACAATCCTAAAATTCGTTCCTTGGTCCACTACTGTTTTGATCTTCGTTTTCAGAGACCTCGTCTAGAACAGATTAAG GGTGCCATGATGTCTATTGCATTTAAAGAAGGTTTAAAAATCCCACCACCTGCTATGCAAGAGATAATCCTGGCAGCAAATCAGGACATCAGACAG gtTTTACATAATCTTAATATGTGGTGTGCAAAAGATAAATCATTGACTTATGATGAGGCTAAAACAGATGCCCGCAGAGCCAAAAAGGATATCAGACTG GGCCCTTTTGATGTTGTCCGGAAGGTTTTTGCTACTGGAGAGGAGGCTTCTCGTATGTCTCTTATAGACAAATCAGATCTCTTCTTCCATGATTATTCCCTAGCACCTCTCTTTGTCCAAGAGAACTACGTACATGTGaaaccagctgctgctgg aggAAATCTGAAAAAGCACTTAGTGCTCTTGAGTAGAGCAGCTGATAGTATATGTGATGGTGATATAGTGGACAGACAGATTCGTAGCAAGCAAAACTGGAATCTTCTTCCAACACAG GCCATTTATGCAAGTGTTCTCCCAGGGGAGCTGATGAGAGGTTACATGTCCCAGTTTCCTGTCTTTCCCAGTTGGCTGGGGAAATTTTCATCCACAGGCAAACACGATCGTATCGTTCAAGAACTGGCAATGCACATGAGCCTCAG AACCCAGACGTGCAAGAGGACAGTAAATATGGAGTATCTGTCATATTTACGGGATGCGCTTGTCCAGCCCTTGAAAGACTTTGGAGCAGATGGTGTACAGGAAGCTATAACGTTGATGGACTCTTACTGCTTGATGAAAGAAGATATTGAAAATATCATGGAAATAAGCACGTGGGGAGGGAAACCCAGTCCTTTTTCAAAGCTGGATCCCAAG GTCAAAGCAGCTTTTACACGTGCCTACAACAAAGAGGCACATCTGACTCCATATTCACTTAATTCTGTCAAGACATCTAAAAGGCAGTCAGGATCTGCGGTGACCTTAGAACTGAATGAAGACTTGAATGCGGAAGAGATCCAATCTGATGAAGATGGGCAAGATACTGTTGAAAATGATGCAATGATTAAG caaaaaaaggcaaagtctTCCAAGCTGCcgaaaagagagaaaaatgaagaaacaacaaaaaaagaagggaagagaaaagagaaaacaagacatcaaacagaataa
- the RFC1 gene encoding replication factor C subunit 1 isoform X2 encodes MDIRKFFGVVPSGKRQECETVKSEKIKNGEGPSSGKKKGKETKVNNSPSEDDSKQKRTKKKKRIIYDSDSEEEVQSVKKSKKPSERKTATSKLDEEDDFVNKRISLKPKENGTSAIGCPGTTTVKKEDVKPRPKSKPLSPVKQTPTSALDYFGTSSVQRSEKKLVASKRKEPSQSRDSTLDDEAIARQLQLEEDTELERQLHEDEEFAKTLAMLDETPQKKKARRDSGGEQTVLSIKSSPNMTERCKQSERAMNSTGETKNYTAKQQTKSEHSKGSRLSSQPSDGKIARELMDNTLPLKPSSKLVSLKQKEEIAEKERGAQSLVSKEKTASRKEEKTTPKKEKISPKKTESISPEDSEKKRINYQAYRSFLNREGPKALGSKEIPRGAENCLEGLTFVITGVLECIERDEAKSLIERYGGKVTGNVSKKTNYLVMGRDCGQSKREKASTLGTKIIDEDGLFDLIRTMPGKKSKYELAAETEVKKVESRPKKTPQKAEAGKRNFSPFKRDVVNKKQKSTPEKGDTIKSVKKETTAARKLLDFKRQTTEKKEAPKSNGNSVSEINEGETERLLWVDKYKPASLKAIIGQQGEQSCANKLLRWLRNWHKNASEDGQAKTNKTGGKDDGTGFKAALLSGPPGVGKTTTASLVCKELGYSYVELNASDTRSKNSLKEVVAESLNNTSIKDFCSGTSSSVSGKHVLIMDEVDGMAGNEDRGGIQELIGLIRHTKIPIICMCNDRNNPKIRSLVHYCFDLRFQRPRLEQIKGAMMSIAFKEGLKIPPPAMQEIILAANQDIRQVLHNLNMWCAKDKSLTYDEAKTDARRAKKDIRLGPFDVVRKVFATGEEASRMSLIDKSDLFFHDYSLAPLFVQENYVHVKPAAAGGNLKKHLVLLSRAADSICDGDIVDRQIRSKQNWNLLPTQAIYASVLPGELMRGYMSQFPVFPSWLGKFSSTGKHDRIVQELAMHMSLRTQTCKRTVNMEYLSYLRDALVQPLKDFGADGVQEAITLMDSYCLMKEDIENIMEISTWGGKPSPFSKLDPKVKAAFTRAYNKEAHLTPYSLNSVKTSKRQSGSAVTLELNEDLNAEEIQSDEDGQDTVENDAMIKQKKAKSSKLPKREKNEETTKKEGKRKEKTRHQTE; translated from the exons ATG GATATCCGGAAATTCTTTGGTGTTGTACCTTCTGGAAAGCGACAGGAATGTGAGACTGTGAAgagtgaaaaaattaaaaatggtgaAGGACCTtcaagtgggaagaaaaagggaaaggagactAAG GTGAATAATTCACCCAGTGAAGATGATTCCAAACAAAAGcggacaaagaagaaaaaaagaataatctaCGATTCAG ATTCAGAAGAGGAGGTGCAGTCAGTGAAAAAATCCAAGAAGCCATctgagagaaaaacagctacTTCAAAACTTG ATGAAGAAGATGACTTTGTCAATAAAAGAATTTCCCTGAAACCGAAGGAGAATGGGACATCAGCGATTGGTTGTCCAGGAACAACTAcagtgaaaaaggaagatgtAAAACCACGACCCAAAAGCAAGCCATTATCTCCAGTGAAACAGACTCCCACATCAGCACTTGATTACTTCGGGACAAGTAGTGTCCAACGATCAGAAAAGAAGCTGGTAGcaagtaaaaggaaagaa cCCTCACAAAGCAGAGACAGCACACTGGATGATGAGGCTATTGCTAGGCAACTGCAGCTTGAAGAAGATACGGAG ctgGAGAGACAGCTGCATGAAGATGAAGAATTTGCTAAAACTTTGGCCATGTTGGATgaaacaccacagaagaaaaag gctCGGAGAGATTCAGGAGGAGAGCAAACAGTATTGAGCATCAAGAGCAGTCCTAACATGACAGAAAGGTGTAAGCAGTCGGAAAGAG caatgaacTCAACAGGTGAAACAAAGAATTACACTGCGAAGCAGCAAACTAAATCTGAACATTCAAAAGGGTCTCGTTTATCCTCACAACCATCTGATGGTAAAATCGCAAGAGAGTTAATGGATAACACCTTGCCTTTGAAACCTAGCTCTAAGCTTGTGTCTCTGAAGCAAAAAGAAGAGAttgctgaaaaggaaagaggtgCTCAAAGCTTagtatcaaaagaaaaaactgcttcaaggaaagaggagaagacAACAccaaagaaggagaaaatttcTCCCAAGAAGACTGAG TCCATAAGTCCTGAGGACTCCGAAAAGAAGCGAATCAATTATCAAGCCTACCGAAGCTTCCTTAATCGCGAGGGTCCGAAAGCGCTGGGTTCCAAAGAGATACCTCGG GGGGCTGAAAACTGCTTGGAAGGCCTGACATTCGTAATTACAGGCGTTTTGGAGTGTATTGAAAGAGATGAGGCCAAGTCTCTGATTGAACGTTACGGAGGAAAAGTAACTGGCAATGTCAGCAAGAAGACAAACTATCTGGTTATGGGGCGAGACTGTGGCCAATCGAAACGTGAAAAG GCATCAACTTTAGGGACTAAAATTATTGATGAGGATGGCCTGTTTGATCTTATTCGAACTATGCCAGGCAAAAAGTCCAAGTATGAGCTGGCAGCTGAAACAGAG GTGAAGAAAGTAGAGTCAAGACCTAAAAAGACACCACAGAAAGCTGAAGctggaaaaaggaattttagcCCCTTCAAAAGGGACGTCGTTAATAAAAAACAGAAGTCTACTCCTGAAAAAGGAGATACCATCAAATCTGTTAAGAAAGAAACCACTGCTGCTCGAAAGCTTCTGGACTTTAAACGgcaaaccacagaaaagaaagaagcccCAAAATCTAATGGGAACTCAGTTTCTGAAATTAACGAAGGCGAAACAGAGAGATTGCTATGGGTAGATAAATACAAACCTGCATCTCTTAAGGCAATAATTGGACAGCAGGGTGAACAAAGCTGTGCCAATAAACTGCTCCGATGGCTCCGAAATTGGCACAAGAATGCCTCAGAAGATGGACAAG CAAAGACCAATAAAACTGGAGGCAAAGATGATGGTACTGGTTTTAAAGCAGCATTACTTTCTGGTCCACCTGGAGTTGGTAAAACTACTACAGCTTCTTTGGTTTGTAAG GAACTGGGGTATAGCTATGTGGAGCTGAATGCCAGTGACACTCGCAGTAAGAACAGCCTAAAGGAAGTAGTTGCTGAATCGCTCAACAACACCAGCATCAAAGACTTCTGTTCCG GCACATCCTCATCAGTTAGCGGGAAACATGTATTGATCATGGATGAAGTGGATGGTATGGCAGGCAATGAAGACAGAGGAGGGATTCAG GAATTGATTGGTTTGATTAGACACACAAAGATACCCATCATCTGTATGTGTAATGATCGCAACAATCCTAAAATTCGTTCCTTGGTCCACTACTGTTTTGATCTTCGTTTTCAGAGACCTCGTCTAGAACAGATTAAG GGTGCCATGATGTCTATTGCATTTAAAGAAGGTTTAAAAATCCCACCACCTGCTATGCAAGAGATAATCCTGGCAGCAAATCAGGACATCAGACAG gtTTTACATAATCTTAATATGTGGTGTGCAAAAGATAAATCATTGACTTATGATGAGGCTAAAACAGATGCCCGCAGAGCCAAAAAGGATATCAGACTG GGCCCTTTTGATGTTGTCCGGAAGGTTTTTGCTACTGGAGAGGAGGCTTCTCGTATGTCTCTTATAGACAAATCAGATCTCTTCTTCCATGATTATTCCCTAGCACCTCTCTTTGTCCAAGAGAACTACGTACATGTGaaaccagctgctgctgg aggAAATCTGAAAAAGCACTTAGTGCTCTTGAGTAGAGCAGCTGATAGTATATGTGATGGTGATATAGTGGACAGACAGATTCGTAGCAAGCAAAACTGGAATCTTCTTCCAACACAG GCCATTTATGCAAGTGTTCTCCCAGGGGAGCTGATGAGAGGTTACATGTCCCAGTTTCCTGTCTTTCCCAGTTGGCTGGGGAAATTTTCATCCACAGGCAAACACGATCGTATCGTTCAAGAACTGGCAATGCACATGAGCCTCAG AACCCAGACGTGCAAGAGGACAGTAAATATGGAGTATCTGTCATATTTACGGGATGCGCTTGTCCAGCCCTTGAAAGACTTTGGAGCAGATGGTGTACAGGAAGCTATAACGTTGATGGACTCTTACTGCTTGATGAAAGAAGATATTGAAAATATCATGGAAATAAGCACGTGGGGAGGGAAACCCAGTCCTTTTTCAAAGCTGGATCCCAAG GTCAAAGCAGCTTTTACACGTGCCTACAACAAAGAGGCACATCTGACTCCATATTCACTTAATTCTGTCAAGACATCTAAAAGGCAGTCAGGATCTGCGGTGACCTTAGAACTGAATGAAGACTTGAATGCGGAAGAGATCCAATCTGATGAAGATGGGCAAGATACTGTTGAAAATGATGCAATGATTAAG caaaaaaaggcaaagtctTCCAAGCTGCcgaaaagagagaaaaatgaagaaacaacaaaaaaagaagggaagagaaaagagaaaacaagacatcaaacagaataa
- the RFC1 gene encoding replication factor C subunit 1 isoform X3 — protein sequence MDIRKFFGVVPSGKRQECETVKSEKIKNGEGPSSGKKKGKETKVNNSPSEDDSKQKRTKKKKRIIYDSDEEDDFVNKRISLKPKENGTSAIGCPGTTTVKKEDVKPRPKSKPLSPVKQTPTSALDYFGTSSVQRSEKKLVASKRKEPSQSRDSTLDDEAIARQLQLEEDTELERQLHEDEEFAKTLAMLDETPQKKKARRDSGGEQTVLSIKSSPNMTERCKQSERAMNSTGETKNYTAKQQTKSEHSKGSRLSSQPSDGKIARELMDNTLPLKPSSKLVSLKQKEEIAEKERGAQSLVSKEKTASRKEEKTTPKKEKISPKKTESISPEDSEKKRINYQAYRSFLNREGPKALGSKEIPRGAENCLEGLTFVITGVLECIERDEAKSLIERYGGKVTGNVSKKTNYLVMGRDCGQSKREKASTLGTKIIDEDGLFDLIRTMPGKKSKYELAAETEVKKVESRPKKTPQKAEAGKRNFSPFKRDVVNKKQKSTPEKGDTIKSVKKETTAARKLLDFKRQTTEKKEAPKSNGNSVSEINEGETERLLWVDKYKPASLKAIIGQQGEQSCANKLLRWLRNWHKNASEDGQAKTNKTGGKDDGTGFKAALLSGPPGVGKTTTASLVCKELGYSYVELNASDTRSKNSLKEVVAESLNNTSIKDFCSGTSSSVSGKHVLIMDEVDGMAGNEDRGGIQELIGLIRHTKIPIICMCNDRNNPKIRSLVHYCFDLRFQRPRLEQIKGAMMSIAFKEGLKIPPPAMQEIILAANQDIRQVLHNLNMWCAKDKSLTYDEAKTDARRAKKDIRLGPFDVVRKVFATGEEASRMSLIDKSDLFFHDYSLAPLFVQENYVHVKPAAAGGNLKKHLVLLSRAADSICDGDIVDRQIRSKQNWNLLPTQAIYASVLPGELMRGYMSQFPVFPSWLGKFSSTGKHDRIVQELAMHMSLRTQTCKRTVNMEYLSYLRDALVQPLKDFGADGVQEAITLMDSYCLMKEDIENIMEISTWGGKPSPFSKLDPKVKAAFTRAYNKEAHLTPYSLNSVKTSKRQSGSAVTLELNEDLNAEEIQSDEDGQDTVENDAMIKQKKAKSSKLPKREKNEETTKKEGKRKEKTRHQTE from the exons ATG GATATCCGGAAATTCTTTGGTGTTGTACCTTCTGGAAAGCGACAGGAATGTGAGACTGTGAAgagtgaaaaaattaaaaatggtgaAGGACCTtcaagtgggaagaaaaagggaaaggagactAAG GTGAATAATTCACCCAGTGAAGATGATTCCAAACAAAAGcggacaaagaagaaaaaaagaataatctaCGATTCAG ATGAAGAAGATGACTTTGTCAATAAAAGAATTTCCCTGAAACCGAAGGAGAATGGGACATCAGCGATTGGTTGTCCAGGAACAACTAcagtgaaaaaggaagatgtAAAACCACGACCCAAAAGCAAGCCATTATCTCCAGTGAAACAGACTCCCACATCAGCACTTGATTACTTCGGGACAAGTAGTGTCCAACGATCAGAAAAGAAGCTGGTAGcaagtaaaaggaaagaa cCCTCACAAAGCAGAGACAGCACACTGGATGATGAGGCTATTGCTAGGCAACTGCAGCTTGAAGAAGATACGGAG ctgGAGAGACAGCTGCATGAAGATGAAGAATTTGCTAAAACTTTGGCCATGTTGGATgaaacaccacagaagaaaaag gctCGGAGAGATTCAGGAGGAGAGCAAACAGTATTGAGCATCAAGAGCAGTCCTAACATGACAGAAAGGTGTAAGCAGTCGGAAAGAG caatgaacTCAACAGGTGAAACAAAGAATTACACTGCGAAGCAGCAAACTAAATCTGAACATTCAAAAGGGTCTCGTTTATCCTCACAACCATCTGATGGTAAAATCGCAAGAGAGTTAATGGATAACACCTTGCCTTTGAAACCTAGCTCTAAGCTTGTGTCTCTGAAGCAAAAAGAAGAGAttgctgaaaaggaaagaggtgCTCAAAGCTTagtatcaaaagaaaaaactgcttcaaggaaagaggagaagacAACAccaaagaaggagaaaatttcTCCCAAGAAGACTGAG TCCATAAGTCCTGAGGACTCCGAAAAGAAGCGAATCAATTATCAAGCCTACCGAAGCTTCCTTAATCGCGAGGGTCCGAAAGCGCTGGGTTCCAAAGAGATACCTCGG GGGGCTGAAAACTGCTTGGAAGGCCTGACATTCGTAATTACAGGCGTTTTGGAGTGTATTGAAAGAGATGAGGCCAAGTCTCTGATTGAACGTTACGGAGGAAAAGTAACTGGCAATGTCAGCAAGAAGACAAACTATCTGGTTATGGGGCGAGACTGTGGCCAATCGAAACGTGAAAAG GCATCAACTTTAGGGACTAAAATTATTGATGAGGATGGCCTGTTTGATCTTATTCGAACTATGCCAGGCAAAAAGTCCAAGTATGAGCTGGCAGCTGAAACAGAG GTGAAGAAAGTAGAGTCAAGACCTAAAAAGACACCACAGAAAGCTGAAGctggaaaaaggaattttagcCCCTTCAAAAGGGACGTCGTTAATAAAAAACAGAAGTCTACTCCTGAAAAAGGAGATACCATCAAATCTGTTAAGAAAGAAACCACTGCTGCTCGAAAGCTTCTGGACTTTAAACGgcaaaccacagaaaagaaagaagcccCAAAATCTAATGGGAACTCAGTTTCTGAAATTAACGAAGGCGAAACAGAGAGATTGCTATGGGTAGATAAATACAAACCTGCATCTCTTAAGGCAATAATTGGACAGCAGGGTGAACAAAGCTGTGCCAATAAACTGCTCCGATGGCTCCGAAATTGGCACAAGAATGCCTCAGAAGATGGACAAG CAAAGACCAATAAAACTGGAGGCAAAGATGATGGTACTGGTTTTAAAGCAGCATTACTTTCTGGTCCACCTGGAGTTGGTAAAACTACTACAGCTTCTTTGGTTTGTAAG GAACTGGGGTATAGCTATGTGGAGCTGAATGCCAGTGACACTCGCAGTAAGAACAGCCTAAAGGAAGTAGTTGCTGAATCGCTCAACAACACCAGCATCAAAGACTTCTGTTCCG GCACATCCTCATCAGTTAGCGGGAAACATGTATTGATCATGGATGAAGTGGATGGTATGGCAGGCAATGAAGACAGAGGAGGGATTCAG GAATTGATTGGTTTGATTAGACACACAAAGATACCCATCATCTGTATGTGTAATGATCGCAACAATCCTAAAATTCGTTCCTTGGTCCACTACTGTTTTGATCTTCGTTTTCAGAGACCTCGTCTAGAACAGATTAAG GGTGCCATGATGTCTATTGCATTTAAAGAAGGTTTAAAAATCCCACCACCTGCTATGCAAGAGATAATCCTGGCAGCAAATCAGGACATCAGACAG gtTTTACATAATCTTAATATGTGGTGTGCAAAAGATAAATCATTGACTTATGATGAGGCTAAAACAGATGCCCGCAGAGCCAAAAAGGATATCAGACTG GGCCCTTTTGATGTTGTCCGGAAGGTTTTTGCTACTGGAGAGGAGGCTTCTCGTATGTCTCTTATAGACAAATCAGATCTCTTCTTCCATGATTATTCCCTAGCACCTCTCTTTGTCCAAGAGAACTACGTACATGTGaaaccagctgctgctgg aggAAATCTGAAAAAGCACTTAGTGCTCTTGAGTAGAGCAGCTGATAGTATATGTGATGGTGATATAGTGGACAGACAGATTCGTAGCAAGCAAAACTGGAATCTTCTTCCAACACAG GCCATTTATGCAAGTGTTCTCCCAGGGGAGCTGATGAGAGGTTACATGTCCCAGTTTCCTGTCTTTCCCAGTTGGCTGGGGAAATTTTCATCCACAGGCAAACACGATCGTATCGTTCAAGAACTGGCAATGCACATGAGCCTCAG AACCCAGACGTGCAAGAGGACAGTAAATATGGAGTATCTGTCATATTTACGGGATGCGCTTGTCCAGCCCTTGAAAGACTTTGGAGCAGATGGTGTACAGGAAGCTATAACGTTGATGGACTCTTACTGCTTGATGAAAGAAGATATTGAAAATATCATGGAAATAAGCACGTGGGGAGGGAAACCCAGTCCTTTTTCAAAGCTGGATCCCAAG GTCAAAGCAGCTTTTACACGTGCCTACAACAAAGAGGCACATCTGACTCCATATTCACTTAATTCTGTCAAGACATCTAAAAGGCAGTCAGGATCTGCGGTGACCTTAGAACTGAATGAAGACTTGAATGCGGAAGAGATCCAATCTGATGAAGATGGGCAAGATACTGTTGAAAATGATGCAATGATTAAG caaaaaaaggcaaagtctTCCAAGCTGCcgaaaagagagaaaaatgaagaaacaacaaaaaaagaagggaagagaaaagagaaaacaagacatcaaacagaataa